TCGGAGTACGTACGCGACCATGTACGGTTCACGACTCAGCCCATTGAGGAACCGTCCGATCCGCGGCATCTGCGGCGTGTACTGGAGTGGGTGGACGCGGGGCACCTGCTCATGTTCTCGACGGACTACCCGCACTGGGACTTTGACGACCCGACGCGTGTGGCCCGCCAACTCCCGGGTGAGATGCGCGAGCGCGTGCTGCGGGACAATGCCCTCGATCTGTACAACCTGCCGCCCGCTCGCCTGGCTGATGGGGAAGAGCAGGAGAGCCACGATCAATAGCATGGCACGAGCCGTTTTGGGCGTGTGAGGCCGGAGGACCGCCGTCTTGGGCCGTTACGTCGTCGGTCGAGTTGCCGATCTGCCGCCCGGCAGCCAACGTCTGGTGCGGGCCGGGCGTTGGGGCATCGGCGTCTTCAACGTCAACGGGAAGTACTACGCGTTCAACAACTATTGCCCGCACGCGGGCGGACCGCTCTGCCTCGGTGAAGTCACGGGGACGACGGAAACCGCCGGTCCCTACCAGGTCCTGTGGGTACGGCAGGGAGAGATCGTGAGCTGCCCATGGCATGCTTGGGAGTTTGACATCACCACCGGTCGCACCGTTACCGAACCCACCCGAACCGTCCGCACGTATCCGGTGCGTGTCGAGGACGACCTGGTCATTCTCGACACGGACGGCCTCCCCGGCTCGCCGGAACAGAACCAGCAGGCGGAAGGAGGATAGACCGGTTGGGCAGCGCCGCGCGGATCGTCGATTGTGCCGTCCACCCCTCGATGCGGCACCGAGACGAGATCCGGGAGTATATGCAGGAACCGTGGCGGAGCCGTCCCTTTCCCGGGCCCGAACGATACTTCTATCCCGCCCCGATGGGCGACTATTGTCCCGATGCGCACACCCCCGGTGGCCCGCCGGGGTCAGACCCGCAGGCGGTCGGCCGGCGGCTCTTCGACGAGATGGGCATCCAATACGCCGTGTTGATGCCCTTGACTCGAGGATTGCTGGCGGATGACGACCTCGCCACCGCGATCTGCGCGGCGACGAACGACTGGTTAGCCTCCACGTGGCTCGATAAGCAGCATACGCACGGCCGATTCTACGGCTCCATCCGGGTCAACGCCGGCGATCCCGAACAGGCGGTGCGGGAGATCGAACGGTGGGCCGGTCATCCCGCCATGGTCCAAGTCGTGGTGCCGATGCAGGCGCATCGGCCGTACGGGCAACGGGTCTATTTCCGGATATGGGAAGCCGCCGCGCGCCATGGGCTGCCGGTGGCCGTTCATGCCGACGGAGGGGCTGGCGTTGATTTCTGGCCGTCGGCGGCGGGGTACTACTCGGCTTTCATTGAATACCGGGCACTCCACCCCACCAATTTCGCCTATCATCTCGCCAGTCTTATCGCCGAGGGCGTCTTTGACCGGCTCGAGGATGTGGTGTTTGTCTTCGCAGACGGGGCGCACCACATGCTGGCCCCCCTCATTTGGCGGATGGACAAGGACTGGCGGCCGACGCGCCGCGAAACGCCCTGGACCAAACAGCTGCCTTCCACGTATCTGCGCGCGCACGTGCGATTCTGCGCCGATCCCTTCGAACTCCCACACGATCCGAAGGTGCTCGAGGACTGGCTGGACATCACCGACGCGCGAGACACGCTCCTGTTTGCGAGCAACTACCCGTCTTGGGACTCTTACGATCCCCGCGAGGCGTTCCCGGGGGTCGGACAGGAGCTGCGCGAGCGAATTCTGGCCGGGAACGCTCTTTCACTCTACAAATTCGGGTGAGCGATCGGTTACGTCCGAGCGGCCGCGGTCGCAAACTCCTCTCGTTGCACGATGCGTCCTCGAGTTGTGCAAATTGTATCGGTCCACGGACGCAAGTTCAACGTGCAGGTGAAGGTCGGCCAAACCGTGGCCGTGGTGCACCGCCGAGCCGGCGGCGGGGGAGGAACTCCCCGTGAGCGGCGCGAACGCCCGGGCCGATAGTGAAAACGTTTCCGGGGAATTGCTGATGGCCCTGCAGCTTGGCGTGACCACGTACGGGTATCTCTACCAACGGACCCTGGAGAGCGCGCTTCGAGCAATCGCGGCGGCGGGGTATACGCTCGTTGAGATTTCGACCATTTCTCCTCACGTCTACACGCCGGCCACGGGGGTATTGGAGCGCTGGGCGCTCCGGCGCATGCTGCAGTCTTTGAACCTTCGATGTGTGTCGATCAACGCCGCCGAGCAGAACTTGATCAGCCCGCACCCGGCTCTGCGGGAGGTTGCCCTCAAGGAGTACGAAGCGACGATTGAGTTGGCCGCGGACCTCGAGGTGAACATTGTTGTCGTGGGACCTGGGCGTCTCAATCCCCTGATCCCGATGCCCGAGAAGGATGCCATTGCGCTTCTCAAACGCCAGCTCGAGTGCTTGCTCCCGCGAGCCACCCAATTAGGCGTTCGGTTGGCGCTCGAGACATTCCCCTTCGGATTCATGCGGACCGGGGCCGAGGTGAAGACGGTTGTGGACAGTCTGGCCGATCATAGCCTCGGCATTGCCTACGATTGCGCCAACGTCTTGGCGCACGAGGATCCTGCCGAGGGCGTTCGTGCAATTGCCGACCGGCTCCTGATTGCGCACCTCAGCGATGCGTGGAAGGATCGGTTTGCCCACACCTCCGTGGGGCGCGGTGAGGTCGACTTCAAGTCTTATGGCGACGCGCTTCGTGAAACGGGCTTCACGGGGCCCACCATCTACGAGTTAGTCGACGGGGAGGATCCCGACTCACGCATCGCCGACGACGCCACACTGTTCCGCGCCTGGGGCTGGCAGATCGGATAGCGTCGCACGGGAAGCCGGGAGTCGCCTACCTCCCCAGCCATCCACCGTCGACGGCCAGCAGGTGGCCATGCACGTAGTTAGACGCCGTTGACGCCAGGAACACGACGGCCCCGCCGAGTTCCTCCGGGCGGCCCCACCTCCCGGCGGGAATCCGCGCAAGGATCGCCGAGTTTCGATTGGGATCTTCTTGCAGCGCACGGGTCATATCGGTGGTCATGTACCCAGGGGCGATCGCGTTGACGTTGATGCCATAGGGCACCCATTCGTTCGCCAGCGCTTTGGTGAGCTGCCCGACGGCGCCCTTGCTGGCGGCATAGGGGGTCACCAGGATCCCGCCCTGAAAGCTTGCCAGCGACGCGATGTTGATGATCTTGCCGCGGCGGCGCGCGAGC
The bacterium genome window above contains:
- a CDS encoding amidohydrolase family protein; translated protein: SEYVRDHVRFTTQPIEEPSDPRHLRRVLEWVDAGHLLMFSTDYPHWDFDDPTRVARQLPGEMRERVLRDNALDLYNLPPARLADGEEQESHDQ
- a CDS encoding Rieske (2Fe-2S) protein, which produces MGRYVVGRVADLPPGSQRLVRAGRWGIGVFNVNGKYYAFNNYCPHAGGPLCLGEVTGTTETAGPYQVLWVRQGEIVSCPWHAWEFDITTGRTVTEPTRTVRTYPVRVEDDLVILDTDGLPGSPEQNQQAEGG
- a CDS encoding amidohydrolase family protein; this translates as MGSAARIVDCAVHPSMRHRDEIREYMQEPWRSRPFPGPERYFYPAPMGDYCPDAHTPGGPPGSDPQAVGRRLFDEMGIQYAVLMPLTRGLLADDDLATAICAATNDWLASTWLDKQHTHGRFYGSIRVNAGDPEQAVREIERWAGHPAMVQVVVPMQAHRPYGQRVYFRIWEAAARHGLPVAVHADGGAGVDFWPSAAGYYSAFIEYRALHPTNFAYHLASLIAEGVFDRLEDVVFVFADGAHHMLAPLIWRMDKDWRPTRRETPWTKQLPSTYLRAHVRFCADPFELPHDPKVLEDWLDITDARDTLLFASNYPSWDSYDPREAFPGVGQELRERILAGNALSLYKFG
- a CDS encoding sugar phosphate isomerase/epimerase, with amino-acid sequence MSGANARADSENVSGELLMALQLGVTTYGYLYQRTLESALRAIAAAGYTLVEISTISPHVYTPATGVLERWALRRMLQSLNLRCVSINAAEQNLISPHPALREVALKEYEATIELAADLEVNIVVVGPGRLNPLIPMPEKDAIALLKRQLECLLPRATQLGVRLALETFPFGFMRTGAEVKTVVDSLADHSLGIAYDCANVLAHEDPAEGVRAIADRLLIAHLSDAWKDRFAHTSVGRGEVDFKSYGDALRETGFTGPTIYELVDGEDPDSRIADDATLFRAWGWQIG